Proteins found in one Litoribacterium kuwaitense genomic segment:
- a CDS encoding TadE/TadG family type IV pilus assembly protein, translated as MRYELHKNKSFLKDEKGSFTLEASLVFPIIFLSVIAMLILSLYVYERVVLYQRASVAAERVAYVWDNSNKHPETGAFDIGERDGLYWRLTSDQVLELLFDAFGDGGAQTSIQIGQSGGGLIEQKLGKHATTVFRDGTTGTVEYSNHLYEKKVTVKLEKTLRMPELLGNLLDGNLQAEASATITDPVEFMRTSDLMATYAQRIASHISQNSNISLERAKSLMKRK; from the coding sequence ATGCGCTATGAACTGCACAAAAATAAGTCATTTCTCAAAGACGAAAAAGGGAGTTTTACGCTTGAAGCCTCGCTCGTCTTCCCGATTATTTTTCTTTCAGTCATCGCGATGCTGATTCTGTCACTCTATGTATACGAACGCGTCGTCTTGTATCAGCGCGCCTCGGTGGCTGCTGAGCGTGTCGCGTACGTGTGGGACAACAGCAATAAGCATCCGGAGACTGGCGCTTTTGATATCGGTGAGCGGGACGGCTTATATTGGCGGCTGACGAGCGACCAAGTGCTCGAACTGTTGTTTGATGCCTTTGGAGACGGGGGCGCACAAACGTCCATTCAAATTGGCCAATCAGGTGGCGGACTCATCGAACAAAAACTCGGGAAGCACGCAACAACTGTTTTTCGTGACGGTACGACGGGAACGGTCGAATACAGCAACCACCTCTATGAGAAAAAGGTGACGGTTAAGCTGGAAAAAACGTTACGGATGCCTGAGCTTCTAGGGAACTTGCTAGATGGCAATTTACAGGCAGAGGCGAGCGCCACAATTACCGATCCGGTGGAATTTATGCGCACGTCTGATTTAATGGCGACGTACGCTCAGCGGATTGCTTCGCACATCAGCCAAAACAGCAACATATCACTTGAACGAGCGAAAAGCCTTATGAAGCGTAAATGA
- a CDS encoding Flp1 family type IVb pilin, translating to MNLFWEQCKAFWNDEEGLGTLEILLIIAVLIAVAILFKNNIETWVKDIMNSNSNQIDEIIDGGGE from the coding sequence ATGAACTTGTTCTGGGAGCAATGTAAAGCGTTTTGGAATGACGAAGAAGGGCTCGGGACGTTAGAAATTTTGTTGATTATTGCGGTGTTGATCGCGGTAGCGATCCTCTTTAAAAATAATATTGAAACTTGGGTAAAAGACATTATGAATTCAAATAGCAATCAAATTGATGAGATCATTGATGGGGGAGGAGAGTAA
- a CDS encoding type II secretion system F family protein — translation MYIYLGIVLIMLLFFLLCQGKAKKAFGPFVKQYEKEFQLVFLAPISLFIIEKMKVMERFPHQITQLHQKIIRLYGNRTALDYTRMTLAQLLSFSLAVLFIFTLLAAVNEGDNALFFLGFFMAVIVPPLMIRRISDRIKKREEEIVLALPEFVNKLTLLVNAGETVQKAMIHCIDRNQNKDNALYKELHDTVTRLRNNEPFNQALEQFSKNCAIQEVSVFTTTVLLNYRRGGSEFVVALRELSRELWEKRKAIARTRGEQASSKLVFPMIFIFVAILVVVAYPALQMM, via the coding sequence ATGTATATCTATTTAGGGATCGTACTGATCATGCTGTTATTTTTTCTCTTATGTCAAGGAAAGGCAAAAAAAGCGTTTGGTCCATTTGTTAAGCAATATGAAAAAGAGTTTCAACTCGTATTTTTAGCGCCGATTTCGTTATTCATCATTGAAAAAATGAAAGTCATGGAGCGTTTTCCTCATCAAATTACGCAGCTCCACCAAAAAATTATTCGGTTGTATGGCAATCGGACAGCGCTTGATTATACACGAATGACGCTTGCGCAGCTGTTGTCCTTTTCGTTGGCAGTGCTCTTCATTTTCACATTGTTGGCCGCTGTGAACGAGGGTGACAATGCCCTTTTCTTCCTCGGATTCTTCATGGCCGTCATCGTACCACCGCTAATGATTCGGCGGATTAGTGACCGTATTAAAAAAAGGGAAGAGGAAATCGTGCTAGCACTGCCGGAGTTTGTCAATAAGCTGACGCTTCTCGTCAATGCCGGGGAAACCGTGCAAAAAGCGATGATTCATTGTATTGACCGTAACCAGAATAAAGACAATGCGCTGTATAAGGAATTACACGATACAGTGACCCGTCTGCGCAACAACGAGCCTTTTAACCAGGCGCTCGAGCAATTTAGTAAAAACTGTGCGATTCAAGAGGTGTCGGTGTTCACGACGACCGTGCTTCTCAACTATCGTCGCGGAGGCAGTGAATTTGTCGTTGCCTTGCGCGAGCTGTCACGCGAGCTGTGGGAAAAGCGGAAGGCGATCGCGCGTACGAGAGGCGAGCAAGCCTCGTCTAAGCTTGTTTTCCCAATGATTTTTATCTTTGTGGCCATTTTAGTCGTCGTCGCCTATCCCGCCTTGCAAATGATGTGA
- a CDS encoding type II secretion system F family protein: protein MELIWIALAVGVVLMLLFLLSDRRGKNKAVKENDNEQDKNKRKKKDKGAKAKPPASSGVFAQYETYYGDYQLSRVEWLTAVLAVAAVLLLIGIVFYQNIIVSLLLSLFALFAPRFRIRQLIEQRKNELSLQFKQALYSLSSSLAAGKSLENAFREVALDLKLLYPDERTYIIQEFELINRKVENGEPIERAVENFAVRSDIEDIQNFSDVISTCKRNGGDLVEVVRRTSTIIGDKLDIQQEISVVVSQKRLESRILNIAPFVMISALALSSPDYMAPLYQFPGTGPFVMTLAIGVLIFSFWLSQKIMNIKV, encoded by the coding sequence ATGGAACTCATTTGGATCGCTCTAGCAGTAGGCGTTGTGTTAATGCTCTTATTCCTCCTCTCAGACCGCCGGGGAAAGAATAAGGCGGTGAAAGAGAACGATAACGAACAGGACAAAAATAAACGGAAGAAAAAGGATAAAGGTGCGAAAGCAAAACCGCCGGCAAGCAGTGGGGTATTTGCCCAGTATGAAACATATTACGGCGATTATCAGCTTTCAAGAGTTGAATGGCTCACAGCGGTCCTCGCCGTCGCAGCGGTTCTCTTATTAATCGGCATTGTGTTCTATCAGAATATCATTGTGTCGCTTCTGTTATCCTTATTCGCGCTCTTCGCACCACGGTTTCGTATCCGGCAATTGATTGAGCAACGAAAGAATGAACTAAGCTTGCAATTTAAGCAGGCGCTGTATTCATTGTCGTCGTCATTAGCTGCGGGTAAATCATTAGAAAATGCCTTCCGCGAAGTCGCCCTTGATTTGAAGCTGCTTTATCCGGATGAGCGCACGTACATTATTCAGGAGTTTGAGCTCATCAATCGGAAGGTCGAAAACGGAGAGCCGATCGAGCGTGCGGTTGAAAACTTTGCGGTCCGCTCGGATATAGAGGATATTCAAAATTTTTCCGATGTCATTTCGACGTGTAAGCGCAATGGCGGCGATCTCGTCGAGGTGGTACGGCGAACATCGACCATTATCGGTGACAAGCTCGATATTCAGCAAGAGATCTCTGTCGTCGTGTCGCAAAAACGTTTGGAGTCACGCATCTTAAATATTGCGCCCTTCGTCATGATTTCGGCTTTGGCCTTAAGCTCACCTGACTACATGGCACCTTTATACCAATTTCCTGGCACCGGTCCTTTTGTGATGACGTTAGCGATCGGAGTCTTGATCTTCAGTTTTTGGCTCTCACAGAAAATCATGAATATTAAGGTGTAA
- a CDS encoding CpaF family protein — MNDLALIKELKNEVMDELDLSASTSDEELEAKIEEIIFAYSKEKRLTASEKQQLIDAVFSSFRGLDALQPLLDDKTVTEIMVNSHDEVFIERAGEVIRTDIQFPSRAKLEDIIQSIVSRVNRIVNESSPIVDARLEDGSRVNVVLPPIALRGPTMTIRKFPEKPISVDDLIKWKAITAPVASFLESLVKAKYNVFVSGGTGSGKTTFLNVLSNFIPKDERIITIEDSAELQIRNVPNLVALETRNANTEGKGEVTIRDLIRTSLRMRPNRIIVGEVRGAEALDMLQAMNTGHDGSLSTGHANSTRDMLSRLETMVLSAAQLPVEVIRQQIASAINIMVHLTRLRDKSRKVVSISEMIGVENGDYVLRPLFEFVEERETDEGVIIGSLQPTGHALEQTFRLKAAGLEVPDITTMIS, encoded by the coding sequence ATGAACGATTTAGCGTTAATTAAAGAATTGAAAAATGAAGTGATGGATGAGCTCGATTTATCTGCCTCGACATCGGATGAAGAGCTTGAGGCAAAAATTGAAGAAATTATTTTTGCCTATTCAAAAGAAAAGCGGTTAACAGCTTCAGAAAAACAACAGCTCATCGATGCGGTGTTTTCATCGTTTCGAGGTTTAGACGCGTTGCAGCCTCTATTAGATGATAAGACAGTCACTGAGATTATGGTGAATAGCCATGACGAAGTGTTTATCGAGCGGGCCGGCGAAGTGATTCGGACGGACATCCAATTCCCTTCACGCGCAAAGCTTGAAGATATTATTCAAAGCATTGTGTCTCGGGTCAATCGGATTGTCAATGAATCATCACCGATTGTCGATGCTCGTTTAGAGGACGGCTCGCGGGTCAATGTCGTTTTGCCACCGATCGCCTTGAGAGGCCCGACGATGACCATTCGGAAATTTCCTGAGAAGCCGATTAGTGTTGACGATCTGATTAAGTGGAAGGCGATTACAGCACCAGTCGCCTCATTTCTCGAAAGCCTCGTTAAAGCCAAATACAATGTTTTCGTGTCTGGCGGTACTGGGTCAGGGAAAACGACATTTTTGAATGTATTATCCAATTTTATTCCTAAAGATGAGCGGATCATTACGATTGAAGATTCTGCTGAACTGCAAATTCGCAACGTTCCCAATCTTGTCGCTTTAGAGACGCGCAATGCCAATACGGAGGGCAAAGGGGAAGTGACGATTCGTGATTTAATTCGTACGTCGCTCAGGATGCGCCCTAACCGGATCATTGTCGGCGAGGTACGTGGCGCAGAAGCGTTGGATATGTTACAGGCAATGAATACAGGTCATGACGGATCGTTGTCGACAGGACACGCCAACTCAACGCGTGATATGCTCAGCCGGCTTGAAACGATGGTGTTGTCGGCGGCACAGCTGCCAGTTGAAGTGATTCGTCAGCAAATTGCTTCAGCCATTAATATTATGGTTCACCTCACACGCTTACGAGACAAGTCGCGAAAGGTCGTCTCAATTAGCGAAATGATTGGCGTGGAAAACGGTGACTATGTGCTCAGACCGCTCTTTGAATTTGTCGAAGAGCGTGAAACCGATGAAGGAGTAATCATCGGCAGTCTCCAACCGACTGGTCACGCCCTCGAGCAAACCTTCCGCTTAAAGGCTGCTGGGTTAGAGGTTCCAGATATCACTACGATGATATCGTAA
- a CDS encoding AAA family ATPase, which produces MEVKRSLTLAIADTDQEYLQSLAQFFRSSEDDQRYDVKMFSTTESLDEFLRSRTKTDLVLSSQEMTLDEELLEKHIRYHAVLSDQPEEGAVFKYQPLPQMLRKLTNHYYALNRPIAGSMASNETTQVLTVTSASGGAGKTTLSVLLAATMASQQYNVLYISLEEYHSTHLFFRSSKDMDSSPLLYYAKAKPDLLEEQYMEYIVQDEATNVHFLNLPAEGSDIQELSDQDAQALISAADKTEAFDFVVIDGDSSLQPRMIGALKKSHYVLQLLTDDLRSYEKTRIYLESLEKYASGAHIEQRIGFILNKFLGDEEEIFSSYGFDIQSRLPYVPDWKTVTDAHQLYHSALYMEQVRELFSLMTTKRSKDTVETV; this is translated from the coding sequence ATGGAAGTGAAGCGAAGTTTAACATTAGCCATTGCAGACACCGATCAGGAGTATTTGCAATCTCTGGCACAATTCTTTCGATCTTCAGAGGATGATCAACGATATGATGTAAAAATGTTTTCGACTACCGAAAGCTTGGACGAATTTTTACGAAGCCGGACAAAAACGGATCTCGTATTGTCATCACAAGAGATGACACTGGACGAAGAGCTTCTTGAGAAACATATTCGGTATCATGCTGTTCTTTCTGACCAACCGGAGGAAGGTGCTGTTTTTAAATATCAGCCTCTTCCGCAAATGTTACGAAAATTGACCAATCATTATTATGCATTAAACCGGCCAATTGCAGGTTCAATGGCGAGTAACGAAACAACACAAGTACTTACAGTTACGTCAGCAAGCGGTGGGGCTGGAAAAACGACCTTATCGGTGCTTCTCGCCGCAACGATGGCTTCACAACAATACAATGTCTTGTACATCAGCTTAGAGGAATACCATTCAACGCACCTCTTCTTTCGAAGCTCGAAGGATATGGATTCCTCACCGCTACTGTATTATGCCAAAGCGAAGCCAGATCTATTAGAAGAGCAGTATATGGAATATATCGTCCAGGACGAAGCGACAAACGTGCACTTTCTCAACTTGCCGGCTGAAGGTTCTGATATTCAAGAACTATCAGATCAGGACGCGCAGGCGTTAATCTCAGCAGCGGACAAAACAGAAGCGTTTGATTTTGTCGTCATTGATGGCGATTCGTCTTTACAGCCGCGAATGATCGGTGCGTTGAAAAAAAGCCATTATGTGTTGCAGCTCCTGACGGATGACTTGAGAAGTTATGAAAAAACAAGGATCTACCTCGAAAGCCTGGAGAAATATGCGAGTGGAGCGCACATCGAGCAACGGATTGGCTTTATTTTAAATAAATTTCTCGGTGACGAAGAAGAAATCTTCTCGTCTTACGGTTTTGATATTCAATCACGTCTTCCGTATGTTCCTGATTGGAAAACGGTCACCGATGCTCATCAGCTCTATCACTCAGCCTTATACATGGAACAAGTACGAGAACTATTTTCCTTAATGACGACGAAGCGCAGCAAAGATACGGTGGAGACTGTATGA